In one Vulgatibacter incomptus genomic region, the following are encoded:
- the metK gene encoding methionine adenosyltransferase, with protein MNGNFLFTSESVSEGHPDKVADRISDAITDAILARDPLGRAAIEVLVTKRLCVIAGETSEPGMDAAAIARRAIRSIGYEDDAFGADSTEVRVALQEQAREIGAAVDAKGEEGEGAGDQGLMFGYACDETDELMPAPILYAHRVLEYLAAWRRRHPGVLGPDAKSQLTVEYRDGRPSRIHTAVVSHQHAPGVEVEEIVRTALREVLPSKWLDDRTRVLVNPSGSFVSGGPAADTGLTGRKIIVDTYGGAAPHGGGAFSGKDPTKVDRSAAYAARHLAKNVVAAGLAGRCVIQLAYAIGVAEPLALYVETFGTGRVPDGLLAERLRQAVPLTPKAIIERLQLRRPIYEPTAAYGHFGRKPDGDLFGWERLDLVETLRSLS; from the coding sequence ATGAACGGCAATTTTCTTTTCACGAGCGAGTCCGTTTCCGAGGGGCATCCGGACAAGGTGGCCGACCGGATCTCGGACGCGATCACCGACGCGATCCTCGCGCGCGATCCGCTGGGTCGCGCAGCGATTGAGGTTCTCGTCACGAAGCGACTCTGCGTGATCGCGGGCGAGACGAGCGAGCCCGGGATGGATGCGGCGGCGATTGCGCGCCGAGCAATCCGATCGATCGGCTATGAGGACGATGCGTTCGGCGCCGACTCGACGGAGGTGCGGGTAGCGCTACAGGAGCAGGCCCGGGAGATCGGGGCGGCCGTCGACGCCAAGGGCGAGGAAGGGGAGGGCGCCGGCGACCAGGGGCTCATGTTCGGGTACGCCTGCGACGAGACCGACGAGCTCATGCCGGCGCCGATCCTCTACGCCCACCGGGTCCTCGAGTACCTTGCGGCTTGGCGGCGGCGGCACCCGGGCGTCCTCGGCCCCGACGCGAAGTCCCAACTCACGGTCGAGTATCGGGACGGCAGGCCCTCGAGGATCCACACTGCGGTGGTCTCGCACCAGCACGCGCCTGGAGTCGAAGTGGAGGAGATTGTCCGCACCGCGCTGCGGGAGGTTCTCCCCTCGAAGTGGCTCGACGACCGCACCCGCGTGCTGGTCAACCCGTCGGGTTCCTTCGTATCGGGAGGACCGGCCGCCGACACGGGGCTTACCGGACGCAAGATCATCGTCGACACCTACGGCGGCGCGGCGCCCCACGGCGGCGGCGCGTTTTCTGGGAAGGATCCGACCAAGGTCGATCGCTCCGCGGCCTACGCCGCCCGGCATTTGGCCAAGAACGTGGTTGCCGCCGGGCTCGCCGGGCGCTGCGTGATCCAGCTCGCGTACGCGATCGGGGTGGCGGAGCCGCTGGCGCTTTACGTGGAGACCTTCGGTACCGGTCGAGTGCCGGATGGCCTTCTCGCGGAGCGGCTCCGGCAGGCGGTGCCGCTCACGCCGAAGGCGATCATCGAGCGTCTGCAGCTCCGCCGTCCGATTTACGAGCCCACCGCTGCCTACGGCCACTTTGGCAGGAAGCCTGACGGCGACCTGTTCGGATGGGAGCGGCTCGATCTCGTCGAGACCCTGCGGTCGCTATCATGA